The genomic DNA GAACCGTCCTTTTCCCGCCGGACCCGACCGGCCGAAACCTCGGGACGCGCGTGTCCTCGCGCCTGCTCTTCCCGATTCCGCGCGCGAAATCCAGTGGTGCACCGCACCGGCCGGCGCGGTCCCGGGCGATCCGTAACCGGCACTGCGCTGGGGAGGGCAGGGCGGCCCTGCGCGGGCGCGGCAGACAAAACCGGCCGGGGACGCTAAGTTGCCCACTCGACGTGCAGACCCTGCCGGGCCGTGGCAGCCCGAGGGGCCGGCGCGGCGCCCGGCTTCCGGCCACAGCCGCCGCCCTCTCGGAGCATGATGTCGCTGCGCCGCCCGATCTTCATCCTCGCTCTCGGGAGCCTGATCGCGGCCGGCCTCGGCCTGCGCGACTGGCCCCTGGAGGATGGCCGGGCCACGGCCTTCGCCCGCCGCGCCTTCGACGCCTACGGACTCGGGCTGACGCTGCAGGGGCCCGCGCGCCTCGCGGTGCTGCCCTGGCCGCGCCTGACCCTCGACCGCGTCCGGCTCGCTGCCGGTTCCGACGGCCCGGTCCTGGCGGATGAGGGCCGTCTGACCATCGATCTCGACCCGCTGAGCCTCCTCGGCGGCCGCGCCGCGGTGAGCGGCCTCCGCCTGGAGGGCGCGCGGCTGTCGGACGACCCCGCCGGCTGGGCCGCCCCCCTCGCGCGCCTCGCCGAGCAGGCCCGATCCGGCGAGACGGCCCGGCCGCGCCGGATCGTCGTGCGCGACGCGCGCCTCGCCGCCGGCGACACGGCCCGGGACATCGACCTCGACATCGCGTGGCCGCTCTGGGGCAAGGCCGCCGAGGGCCGCGCCAGCCTCATCTGGCGCGGCGTGCCGACCCGGATCGCCCTCAGCCACCTGCGTCCGGCCGAGATGGCCCAGCGCCGCGGGAGCCCGTTCACCGCGGAGATCACGTGGCCGGACGGCCGCCTCGCGGCGGACGGAACGGTGGCGCCGCCGGCGGAGGGGAGCGCGCTGCCCGTCATGTCCGGGCAGGTCCGGTTCGAGACGCGATCCCTGCCGGAGAGCTTGGCCTGGATCGGCCGCGATATGCCGCTGGCGCCGCTCGCCGGCGCCTTCTCGGTCGACGGCCGGTTCGAGACGGGCGAGCGGTCCGTCTCGTGGCCGAGCCTGCGCATCGGCCTGGGTCAGAACGTGCTCGAGGGGGCCGGCGCCGTCGCGTTCGGGCCCGGCAAGGCGCCGCGCCTCTCGGTGCAGGCGACCCTGGCGGCCGAGACGCTCGATCTCACGCCTCTCGTCGCGGATCTGTCGCGGCTCCTCGACCCCGCGCCCGCGTCGATCGCCCTGGCGCCCTTCACGCGCGGCGACCTCGACCTTCGCCTGTCGGCGGCCGAGGGGCGCGCCGGCGCCGTCCGGGTGCAGGATCTGGCGGCGAGTGTCCTGGTGCGGGAGGCCGCCCTGGAGGTCGCGGTGAACCGGGCCCGGATCCAGGACGGCACGTTCAAGGGGCGCGTCAATCTGACGAGCGGGTCCGATCCGGCCGCGACCGAACTGCGCACGCAGGGAAGCCTCGACCGCGTCGACCTCGGCGCGCTGCTCGGCGAGATCGGCGCGGCCCGCTGGGTGGTGGGGCCCGTGCAGGGGCATTTCGCCCTCGAATCCAGGGCCCGGGACACGGTCGGATTGCTGGCGCACCTGAATGGCCGGGCCACGCTCGCCATGGACGGTGGTGCCATCGCGGGCCTCGACCTCGCCGACGTCATCCACCGCAACGGCGCGGTGGCGTCCGGCGCCCTGGCGCGCCGCAATGGCCGGACGGCCTTCGAACGGGCCGTGGTGACGCTGCGCTTCGCCGACGGCGTGGGCGAGATCGCCGAGTCGGGTCTCCTGGGGCCGAGCGTCGGGGCGACCCTGCACGGCCAAGTCTCGCTGCCGGAGCGTCGGCTTGATGCCAAGGGCGACCTCGTCCTGCGTCCGCCCGGCGATTCCTCCCGCGGGATCCTGTTCGCGGTGACGGGCCCCTGGAGCGCCCTGACGGCTCAGACGGTCGCGCACAGCGAGATCCCCGACCCGGTCGGCCGGTACGGGGGCGCGATGCTCCCCGACCCGCTCAAACTGCCCGCCACGCTCGGCCTGCCCGGCAACGCCCGCGCGTACGCGCCGTGACCGCGGCGCCATGGCGCCGGCTCCGGCCAAGCTCTAAGATCGGGCCTCGAACGCCTTCATGATCCCCATGCGCCGCCTGCTCATCGAGGAACCCGTGACCCGTGCGGGGCCGCTGGCCCGGCGGCTCGCCGTGTTCTCCGTCATCGCCACCGGGATCGCGCTGGTCCTCGTCCGGGATCCGCGCTCCGACACGGACGCCGCCCTCGTGGCTCTCGTGGCCGGGCTCGGCGTCGCGCTGCTGGCGGCCGCGGCCGCGATCTTCGCCTTCGTGCGGGTCTGGCGCGATGGCGCCCGCGGTCTCGGGGCCGCCCTCGCCGGATTGATCCTGGCGCTGGCGGTTCTCGGCTACCCCGCCTTCCTGGGCCTGCGCGGCCTGCGTCTTCCCGCCCTGTCGGACATCACCACCGACATCGACAATCCGCCGGCCTTCTCGCGCTCGCGGGCGGCCTTCGCGGCCCGCGGCGGACGCTACCCGGCGGACCCGAGCGCGGCTGCGCGCGAGAGCCAGCGCGGCGCCTACCCGCAGATCGCGCCGCTGACCCTCGATATCGGCGCCGACGAGGCCTTCGAACTCGCCCGGCAGGCTGCCCTGAAGCGGCACTGGCAGATCGTCGAGGCGATCCGGCCGGGCGGCCGGACCGGCAACGGCCGGATCGAGGCCGTGGCGCGGGGGCTGATCCTCAACCTGCCGGACGATGTCACCGTGCGCATCCGCCCCCGCGCCGACGGGGCGCGGATCGACGTGCGCTCGGCCTCGCGGCTCGGCGGCCGCGATTTCGGCAGCAATGCCGACCGGATCCGGGCCTATCTCGACGACGTCGCCAACCTCGCCCTCGCGGTGAAGTGAGCCGCCGCGCCTCTCAGGCCGGCGCGTAGGTGCCGTCGAGGCGGGGGGCGCCGTCGCAGGACGCGAGCCCGCGTCCGACCAGATCCTCCAGGTGGGCGAAGACCGACAGCGCCGCCGCGCCGCGGAGCCGGGGATCGAGCCCCTGGTAGATCGCAGCGACGATGTCGGCGATTCGCCCGTCGCCGGCGGCCAGCCGCGCGCGGATCGCCGCCTCGCGCTGGCGGCGATGCCCGGCGAGCCCGCGGAGGAACCGGGCGGGCTCGGGCACCGGTCCGCCATGGCCCGGCCAGTAGACCGTCTCGTCGCGCCCGCGCAGCTTGTCGAGGGAGTCCATGTAGGCCCGCA from Methylobacterium oryzae includes the following:
- a CDS encoding AsmA family protein, with the protein product MMSLRRPIFILALGSLIAAGLGLRDWPLEDGRATAFARRAFDAYGLGLTLQGPARLAVLPWPRLTLDRVRLAAGSDGPVLADEGRLTIDLDPLSLLGGRAAVSGLRLEGARLSDDPAGWAAPLARLAEQARSGETARPRRIVVRDARLAAGDTARDIDLDIAWPLWGKAAEGRASLIWRGVPTRIALSHLRPAEMAQRRGSPFTAEITWPDGRLAADGTVAPPAEGSALPVMSGQVRFETRSLPESLAWIGRDMPLAPLAGAFSVDGRFETGERSVSWPSLRIGLGQNVLEGAGAVAFGPGKAPRLSVQATLAAETLDLTPLVADLSRLLDPAPASIALAPFTRGDLDLRLSAAEGRAGAVRVQDLAASVLVREAALEVAVNRARIQDGTFKGRVNLTSGSDPAATELRTQGSLDRVDLGALLGEIGAARWVVGPVQGHFALESRARDTVGLLAHLNGRATLAMDGGAIAGLDLADVIHRNGAVASGALARRNGRTAFERAVVTLRFADGVGEIAESGLLGPSVGATLHGQVSLPERRLDAKGDLVLRPPGDSSRGILFAVTGPWSALTAQTVAHSEIPDPVGRYGGAMLPDPLKLPATLGLPGNARAYAP
- a CDS encoding DUF1499 domain-containing protein, whose translation is MRRLLIEEPVTRAGPLARRLAVFSVIATGIALVLVRDPRSDTDAALVALVAGLGVALLAAAAAIFAFVRVWRDGARGLGAALAGLILALAVLGYPAFLGLRGLRLPALSDITTDIDNPPAFSRSRAAFAARGGRYPADPSAAARESQRGAYPQIAPLTLDIGADEAFELARQAALKRHWQIVEAIRPGGRTGNGRIEAVARGLILNLPDDVTVRIRPRADGARIDVRSASRLGGRDFGSNADRIRAYLDDVANLALAVK